The Lates calcarifer isolate ASB-BC8 unplaced genomic scaffold, TLL_Latcal_v3 _unitig_2032_quiver_898, whole genome shotgun sequence genome contains a region encoding:
- the LOC108891814 gene encoding protein NLRC3 isoform X37 — translation MTQSLPLRLDMMNGLEEEEDRAESPVSSCLSMKSDWSKDRPPDLSDGPGPWSHWRPFPQHRAESPVSSCLSMKSDWSKDRPPDLSNGPGPWSHWRPFPQNRAESPGSSCLSMKSDWSKDRPPDLSDGPGPWSHWRPFPQHRAESPGSSCLSMKSDWSKDRPPDLSDGPGPWSHWRPFPQNRAESPGSSCLSMKSDWSKDRPPDLSNGPGPWSHWRQFPQKRKRSHVPVEEQLSCCDLCQDVLKDPVSTSCGHWFCRQCITSYWDQSGPSGGSSCPQCGQRPRPGPGLQTADSGLQEVLDEHKISLRRRCERVTEGTDGTGSRTLLNRIYTELYITEGQSEEVNTQHEVVQLEIKMETLHDTPIRCQDVFKALPEQQRPIRVVLTNGVAGVGKTFSVQKFTLDWAEGSENQDVSLLVLLSFRELNLIRDEQYSLLTLLHVFHPTLQKVTAEKLAVCKVLFIFDGLDESRLSLDFNNRKVVSDVTQKSSVNELLTNLIQGNLLPSALVWITSRPAAANQIPPSCVDRVTEVRGFTDPQKEEYFRRRSSDEELSNRTISHIKTSRSLHIMCQIPVFCWITATVLEHMLTTEQRGELPKTMTDLFSHFLLVQTKRKKNKYHEGHETSPQELTEADREVLLKLGRLAFEHLEKGNIMFYQEDLEQCGLDVTEALVYSGVCTEIFKRESVIFQKTVYCFVHLSVQEFLAAVYMFHCFTNRNTQVLEDFLGNKYVDSTLDVFLNEAVKKSLRSKNGHLDLFVRFLHGLSLESNQRVLGGLLGQTENSPEIIQIAINNLKKRKTKASPDRSINIFHCLMEMNELSVHQEIQEFLKSENRSEQRLSVIQCSALAYMLQMSEEVLDEFDPKTYNTSEEGRRRLIPAVRNCRKARLGGCGLSETHCEVVASALKSNPSHLRELDLSDNKDLKDSGVKLVSAGLESPNCRLETLRLESCSLSEISCSSLVSALKSNPSHLTELDLSNNKLQDSAVKDLCGFLQSPDCRLETLRLKNCSLSEISCSSLVSALKSNPSHLRDLDLSDNKLQDSGVKDLCGFLQSPDCRLETLRLESCSLSEISCSSLVSALKSNPSHLRDLDLSKNWKLQDSGVKDLCGFLQSPDCRLETLRLESCSLSEISCSSLVSALKSNPSHLRELDLSYNNLQDSAVKPLHDLVEDPDYRLQTVGK, via the exons ATGACGCAGA GTTTACCTCTCAGACTGGACATGATGAATGgtttggaggaagaggaggacagagcagagtctccagtatccagctgtctgtccatgaagagtgactggtccaaagaCAGACCTCCAGACCTCAGTGATGGACCTGGACCCTGGAGTCATTGGAGACCGTTTCCACA acacagagcagagtctccagtatccagctgtctgtctatgaagagtgactggtctAAAGACAGACCTCCAGACCTCAGTAATGGACCTGGACCCTGGAGTCATTGGAGACCGTTTCCACA aaacagagcagagtctccaggatccagctgtctgtctatgaagagtgactggtccaaagaCAGACCTCCAGACCTCAGTGATGGACCTGGACCCTGGAGTCATTGGAGACCGTTTCCACA acacagagcagagtctccaggatccagctgtctgtctatgaagagtgactggtctAAAGACAGACCTCCAGACCTCAGTGATGGACCTGGACCCTGGAGTCATTGGAGACCGTTTCCACA aaacagagcagagtctccaggatccagctgtctgtccatgaagagtgactggtccaaagaCAGACCTCCAGACCTCAGTAATGGACCTGGACCCTGGAGTCATTGGAGACAGTTTCCACA aaagaggaagaggagtcatgttcctgtggaggagcagctgtcctGCTGTGATCTGTGTCAGGACGTCCTGAAGGATCCAGTCTCTACCAGCTGTGGACACTGGTTCTGCAGACAGTGCATCACCTCATACTGGGACCAGTCTGGTCCATCAGGAGGCTCCTCCTGTCCCCAGTGTGGACAAAGACccagaccaggacctggactgcagacagcagatagtggtctgcaggaggttttagatgaacataagatcagtctgaggaggagatgtgaacgtgtgactgaaggaactgatggaacaggaagtagaaccctcctcaacaggatctacactgagctctacatcacagagggacagagtgaagaggttaatacccaacatgaggtgGTGCAGCTGGAGATCAAGATGGAGACCCTCCATGACACTCCAATCAGGTGCCAGGACGTCTTTAAAGCCTTACCTGAGCAACAGAGACCcatcagagtggttctgaccaacggcgtcgctggtgttggaaaaaccttctcagtgcagaagttcactctggactgggcagagggctcggaaaaccaagatgtcagtctgctggttctgctttcgttcagggagctgaacctgatcagagatgagcagtacagtcttctcacgctgctccatgttttccatccaacattacagaaggtcacagcagagaagctggctgtctgtaaagttctgttcatctttgatggcctggatgaaagcagactttcactggatttcaacaacaggaaggttgtgtctgacgtcacacagaagtcatcagtcaacgagctgctgacaaacctcatccaggggaatctgcttccctcggctctggtctggataacttccagacctgcagcggccaatcagatccctccttcatgtgttgacagggtaacagaagtacgaggcttcactgacccacagaaggaggagtacttcaggaggagatccagtgatgaagagctgtccaacagaaccatctcacacatcaagacctccaggagcctccacatcatgtgtcaaatcccagtcttctgctggatcactgctacagttctggagcacatgttgactacagagcagagaggagagctgcccaagaccatGACTGACCTGttctcacacttcctgctggttcagacaaagaggaagaagaacaagtaccatgagggacatgagacgagtccacaggagctgacggaggctgacagggaagttcttctgaagctggggaggctggcgtttgaacatctggagaaaggaaacatcatgttctaccaagaagacctggagcagtgtggtcttgatgtgacagaggccttggtgtactcaggagtttgtacagagatcttcaaaagagagagtgtgatcttccagaaaacagtctactgctttgttcatctgagcgttcaggagtttctggctgcagtctacatgttccactgtttcaccaacaggaacacacaggtaCTGGAGGACTTCCTGGGAAACAAATATGTTGATTCAACCCTGGATGTCTTCCTGAATGAAGCAGTCAAAAAATCTCTGAGAAGTAAAAAtggccacctggacctgtttgttcgcttccttcatggcctctctctggagtccaaccagagaGTCTTAGGAGgtctgctgggtcagacagagaacagtccagaaatcatccagatagccatcaacaacctgaagaagaggaagaccaAAGCGtctcctgacagaagcatcaacatcttccactgtctgatggagatgaacgaaCTCTCAGTTcatcaggagatccaagagttcctgaagtcagagaacagatcagagcagagactctctgtgatccagtgctcagctctggcctacatgctgcagatgtcagaggaggttctggatgagttTGACCCAAAGACGTACAACACATCAGAGGAGGGACGACGgagactgatcccagctgtgaggaactgcaggaaGGCTCG ACTTGGTGGTTGTGGACTctcagagactcactgtgaagtcgtggcctcagctctgaagtccaacccctcccatctgagagaactggacctgagtgacaaCAAAGACttgaaggattcaggagtgaagctggtttctgctggactggagagtccaaactgcagactggagactctgag gttggagtcctgcagtttgtcagagatcagctgttcttctctggtctcagctctgaagtccaacccctcccatctgacagaactggacctgagtaacaacaagctgcaggattcagcagtgaaggatctgtgtggttttctgcagagtccagactgtagactggagactctgag gttgaagaactgcagtttgtcagagatcagctgttcttctctggtctcagctctgaagtccaacccctcccatctgagagacctggacctgagtgacaacaagctgcaggattcaggagtgaaggatctgtgtggttttctgcagagtccagactgtagactggagactctgag gttggagtcctgcagtttgtcagagatcagctgttcttctctggtctcagctctgaagtccaacccctcccatctgagagacctggacctgagtaaGAACTggaagctgcaggattcaggagtgaaggatctgtgtggttttctgcagagtccagactgtagactggagactctgag gttggagtcctgcagtttgtcagagatcagctgttcttctctggtctcagctctgaagtccaacccctcccatctgagagaactggacctgagctacaacaacctgcaggattcagcaGTGAAGCCTCTCCATGATCTTGTGGAGGACCCAGACTACAGACTGCAGACTGTGGG gaagtGA
- the LOC108891814 gene encoding NACHT, LRR and PYD domains-containing protein 14 isoform X17, translated as MTQSLPLRLDMMNGLEEEEDRAESPVSSCLSMKSDWSKDRPPDLSDGPGPWSHWRPFPQNRAESPGSSCLSMKSDWSKDRPPDLSDGPGPWSHWRPFPQNRAESPGSSCLSMKSDWSKDRPPDLSNGPGPWSHWRQFPQKRKRSHVPVEEQLSCCDLCQDVLKDPVSTSCGHWFCRQCITSYWDQSGPSGGSSCPQCGQRPRPGPGLQTADSGLQEVLDEHKISLRRRCERVTEGTDGTGSRTLLNRIYTELYITEGQSEEVNTQHEVVQLEIKMETLHDTPIRCQDVFKALPEQQRPIRVVLTNGVAGVGKTFSVQKFTLDWAEGSENQDVSLLVLLSFRELNLIRDEQYSLLTLLHVFHPTLQKVTAEKLAVCKVLFIFDGLDESRLSLDFNNRKVVSDVTQKSSVNELLTNLIQGNLLPSALVWITSRPAAANQIPPSCVDRVTEVRGFTDPQKEEYFRRRSSDEELSNRTISHIKTSRSLHIMCQIPVFCWITATVLEHMLTTEQRGELPKTMTDLFSHFLLVQTKRKKNKYHEGHETSPQELTEADREVLLKLGRLAFEHLEKGNIMFYQEDLEQCGLDVTEALVYSGVCTEIFKRESVIFQKTVYCFVHLSVQEFLAAVYMFHCFTNRNTQVLEDFLGNKYVDSTLDVFLNEAVKKSLRSKNGHLDLFVRFLHGLSLESNQRVLGGLLGQTENSPEIIQIAINNLKKRKTKASPDRSINIFHCLMEMNELSVHQEIQEFLKSENRSEQRLSVIQCSALAYMLQMSEEVLDEFDPKTYNTSEEGRRRLIPAVRNCRKARLGGCGLSETHCEVVASALKSNPSHLRELDLSDNKDLKDSGVKLVSAGLESPNCRLETLRLESCSLSEISCSSLVSALKSNPSHLTELDLSNNKLQDSAVKDLCGFLQSPDCRLETLRLKSCGLSEISCSSLVSALKSNPSHLRELDLRGNYLQDSDVKDLTDLVKSPDRGLETLRLESCSLSEISCSSLVSALKSNPSHLRELDLSWNNKLQDSDVKELCGLLRSPHCRLETLGLESCSLSKISCSSLVSALKSNPSHLTELDLSNNKLQDSAVKDLCGFLQSPDCRLETLRLRNCSLSKISCSSLVSALKSNPSHLRDLDLSKNINLQDPRVKELCGFLQSPDCRLETLRLKNCSLSEISCSSLVSALKSNPSHLRDLDLSDNKLQDSGVKDLCGFLQSPDCRLETLRLESCSLSEISCSSLVSALKSNPSHLRDLDLSKNWKLQDSGVKDLCGFLQSPDCRLETLRLESCSLSEISCSSLVSALKSNPSHLRELDLSYNNLQDSAVKPLHDLVEDPDYRLQTVGK; from the exons ATGACGCAGA GTTTACCTCTCAGACTGGACATGATGAATGgtttggaggaagaggaggacagagcagagtctccagtatccagctgtctgtccatgaagagtgactggtccaaagaCAGACCTCCAGACCTCAGTGATGGACCTGGACCCTGGAGTCATTGGAGACCGTTTCCACA aaacagagcagagtctccaggatccagctgtctgtctatgaagagtgactggtccaaagaCAGACCTCCAGACCTCAGTGATGGACCTGGACCCTGGAGTCATTGGAGACCGTTTCCACA aaacagagcagagtctccaggatccagctgtctgtccatgaagagtgactggtccaaagaCAGACCTCCAGACCTCAGTAATGGACCTGGACCCTGGAGTCATTGGAGACAGTTTCCACA aaagaggaagaggagtcatgttcctgtggaggagcagctgtcctGCTGTGATCTGTGTCAGGACGTCCTGAAGGATCCAGTCTCTACCAGCTGTGGACACTGGTTCTGCAGACAGTGCATCACCTCATACTGGGACCAGTCTGGTCCATCAGGAGGCTCCTCCTGTCCCCAGTGTGGACAAAGACccagaccaggacctggactgcagacagcagatagtggtctgcaggaggttttagatgaacataagatcagtctgaggaggagatgtgaacgtgtgactgaaggaactgatggaacaggaagtagaaccctcctcaacaggatctacactgagctctacatcacagagggacagagtgaagaggttaatacccaacatgaggtgGTGCAGCTGGAGATCAAGATGGAGACCCTCCATGACACTCCAATCAGGTGCCAGGACGTCTTTAAAGCCTTACCTGAGCAACAGAGACCcatcagagtggttctgaccaacggcgtcgctggtgttggaaaaaccttctcagtgcagaagttcactctggactgggcagagggctcggaaaaccaagatgtcagtctgctggttctgctttcgttcagggagctgaacctgatcagagatgagcagtacagtcttctcacgctgctccatgttttccatccaacattacagaaggtcacagcagagaagctggctgtctgtaaagttctgttcatctttgatggcctggatgaaagcagactttcactggatttcaacaacaggaaggttgtgtctgacgtcacacagaagtcatcagtcaacgagctgctgacaaacctcatccaggggaatctgcttccctcggctctggtctggataacttccagacctgcagcggccaatcagatccctccttcatgtgttgacagggtaacagaagtacgaggcttcactgacccacagaaggaggagtacttcaggaggagatccagtgatgaagagctgtccaacagaaccatctcacacatcaagacctccaggagcctccacatcatgtgtcaaatcccagtcttctgctggatcactgctacagttctggagcacatgttgactacagagcagagaggagagctgcccaagaccatGACTGACCTGttctcacacttcctgctggttcagacaaagaggaagaagaacaagtaccatgagggacatgagacgagtccacaggagctgacggaggctgacagggaagttcttctgaagctggggaggctggcgtttgaacatctggagaaaggaaacatcatgttctaccaagaagacctggagcagtgtggtcttgatgtgacagaggccttggtgtactcaggagtttgtacagagatcttcaaaagagagagtgtgatcttccagaaaacagtctactgctttgttcatctgagcgttcaggagtttctggctgcagtctacatgttccactgtttcaccaacaggaacacacaggtaCTGGAGGACTTCCTGGGAAACAAATATGTTGATTCAACCCTGGATGTCTTCCTGAATGAAGCAGTCAAAAAATCTCTGAGAAGTAAAAAtggccacctggacctgtttgttcgcttccttcatggcctctctctggagtccaaccagagaGTCTTAGGAGgtctgctgggtcagacagagaacagtccagaaatcatccagatagccatcaacaacctgaagaagaggaagaccaAAGCGtctcctgacagaagcatcaacatcttccactgtctgatggagatgaacgaaCTCTCAGTTcatcaggagatccaagagttcctgaagtcagagaacagatcagagcagagactctctgtgatccagtgctcagctctggcctacatgctgcagatgtcagaggaggttctggatgagttTGACCCAAAGACGTACAACACATCAGAGGAGGGACGACGgagactgatcccagctgtgaggaactgcaggaaGGCTCG ACTTGGTGGTTGTGGACTctcagagactcactgtgaagtcgtggcctcagctctgaagtccaacccctcccatctgagagaactggacctgagtgacaaCAAAGACttgaaggattcaggagtgaagctggtttctgctggactggagagtccaaactgcagactggagactctgag gttggagtcctgcagtttgtcagagatcagctgttcttctctggtctcagctctgaagtccaacccctcccatctgacagaactggacctgagtaacaacaagctgcaggattcagcagtgaaggatctgtgtggttttctgcagagtccagactgtagactggagactctgag gttgaagtCCTGtggtttgtcagagatcagctgttcttctctggtctcagctctgaagtccaacccctcccatctgagagaactggacctgaggGGAAACtacctgcaggattcagatGTGAAGGATCTGACTGATCTTGTGAAGAGTCCAGACCGtggactggagactctgag gttggagtcctgcagtttgtcagagatcagctgttcttctctggtctcagctctgaagtccaacccctcccatctgagagaactggatcTGAGCTGgaacaacaagctgcaggattcagatgtgaaggagctgtgtggtttacTGAGGAGTCCacactgtagactggagactctggg gttggagtcctgcagtttgtcaaagatcagctgttcttctctggtctcagctctgaagtccaacccctcccatctgacagaactggacctgagtaacaacaagctgcaggattcagcagtgaaggatctgtgtggttttctgcagagtccagactgtagactggagactctgag gttgaggaactgcagtttgtcaaagatcagctgttcttctctggtctcagctctgaagtccaacccctcccatctgagagacctggacctgagtaaGAACATTAACCTGCAGGATCCAcgagtgaaggagctgtgtggttttctgcagagtccagactgtagactggagactctgag gttgaagaactgcagtttgtcagagatcagctgttcttctctggtctcagctctgaagtccaacccctcccatctgagagacctggacctgagtgacaacaagctgcaggattcaggagtgaaggatctgtgtggttttctgcagagtccagactgtagactggagactctgag gttggagtcctgcagtttgtcagagatcagctgttcttctctggtctcagctctgaagtccaacccctcccatctgagagacctggacctgagtaaGAACTggaagctgcaggattcaggagtgaaggatctgtgtggttttctgcagagtccagactgtagactggagactctgag gttggagtcctgcagtttgtcagagatcagctgttcttctctggtctcagctctgaagtccaacccctcccatctgagagaactggacctgagctacaacaacctgcaggattcagcaGTGAAGCCTCTCCATGATCTTGTGGAGGACCCAGACTACAGACTGCAGACTGTGGG gaagtGA
- the LOC108891814 gene encoding NLR family CARD domain-containing protein 3 isoform X39 — MTQSLPLRLDMMNGLEEEEDRAESPVSSCLSMKSDWSKDRPPDLSDGPGPWSHWRPFPQHRAESPVSSCLSMKSDWSKDRPPDLSNGPGPWSHWRPFPQNRAESPGSSCLSMKSDWSKDRPPDLSDGPGPWSHWRPFPQHRAESPGSSCLSMKSDWSKDRPPDLSDGPGPWSHWRPFPQNRAESPGSSCLSMKSDWSKDRPPDLSNGPGPWSHWRQFPQKRKRSHVPVEEQLSCCDLCQDVLKDPVSTSCGHWFCRQCITSYWDQSGPSGGSSCPQCGQRPRPGPGLQTADSGLQEVLDEHKISLRRRCERVTEGTDGTGSRTLLNRIYTELYITEGQSEEVNTQHEVVQLEIKMETLHDTPIRCQDVFKALPEQQRPIRVVLTNGVAGVGKTFSVQKFTLDWAEGSENQDVSLLVLLSFRELNLIRDEQYSLLTLLHVFHPTLQKVTAEKLAVCKVLFIFDGLDESRLSLDFNNRKVVSDVTQKSSVNELLTNLIQGNLLPSALVWITSRPAAANQIPPSCVDRVTEVRGFTDPQKEEYFRRRSSDEELSNRTISHIKTSRSLHIMCQIPVFCWITATVLEHMLTTEQRGELPKTMTDLFSHFLLVQTKRKKNKYHEGHETSPQELTEADREVLLKLGRLAFEHLEKGNIMFYQEDLEQCGLDVTEALVYSGVCTEIFKRESVIFQKTVYCFVHLSVQEFLAAVYMFHCFTNRNTQVLEDFLGNKYVDSTLDVFLNEAVKKSLRSKNGHLDLFVRFLHGLSLESNQRVLGGLLGQTENSPEIIQIAINNLKKRKTKASPDRSINIFHCLMEMNELSVHQEIQEFLKSENRSEQRLSVIQCSALAYMLQMSEEVLDEFDPKTYNTSEEGRRRLIPAVRNCRKARLGGCGLSETHCEVVASALKSNPSHLRELDLSDNKDLKDSGVKLVSAGLESPNCRLETLRLESCSLSEISCSSLVSALKSNPSHLTELDLSNNKLQDSAVKDLCGFLQSPDCRLETLRLKSCGLSEISCSSLVSALKSNPSHLRELDLRGNYLQDSDVKDLTDLVKSPDRGLETLRLESCSLSEISCSSLVSALKSNPSHLRELDLSWNNKLQDSDVKELCGLLRSPHCRLETLGLESCSLSEISCSSLVSALKSNPSHLRELDLSYNNLQDSAVKPLHDLVEDPDYRLQTVGK; from the exons ATGACGCAGA GTTTACCTCTCAGACTGGACATGATGAATGgtttggaggaagaggaggacagagcagagtctccagtatccagctgtctgtccatgaagagtgactggtccaaagaCAGACCTCCAGACCTCAGTGATGGACCTGGACCCTGGAGTCATTGGAGACCGTTTCCACA acacagagcagagtctccagtatccagctgtctgtctatgaagagtgactggtctAAAGACAGACCTCCAGACCTCAGTAATGGACCTGGACCCTGGAGTCATTGGAGACCGTTTCCACA aaacagagcagagtctccaggatccagctgtctgtctatgaagagtgactggtccaaagaCAGACCTCCAGACCTCAGTGATGGACCTGGACCCTGGAGTCATTGGAGACCGTTTCCACA acacagagcagagtctccaggatccagctgtctgtctatgaagagtgactggtctAAAGACAGACCTCCAGACCTCAGTGATGGACCTGGACCCTGGAGTCATTGGAGACCGTTTCCACA aaacagagcagagtctccaggatccagctgtctgtccatgaagagtgactggtccaaagaCAGACCTCCAGACCTCAGTAATGGACCTGGACCCTGGAGTCATTGGAGACAGTTTCCACA aaagaggaagaggagtcatgttcctgtggaggagcagctgtcctGCTGTGATCTGTGTCAGGACGTCCTGAAGGATCCAGTCTCTACCAGCTGTGGACACTGGTTCTGCAGACAGTGCATCACCTCATACTGGGACCAGTCTGGTCCATCAGGAGGCTCCTCCTGTCCCCAGTGTGGACAAAGACccagaccaggacctggactgcagacagcagatagtggtctgcaggaggttttagatgaacataagatcagtctgaggaggagatgtgaacgtgtgactgaaggaactgatggaacaggaagtagaaccctcctcaacaggatctacactgagctctacatcacagagggacagagtgaagaggttaatacccaacatgaggtgGTGCAGCTGGAGATCAAGATGGAGACCCTCCATGACACTCCAATCAGGTGCCAGGACGTCTTTAAAGCCTTACCTGAGCAACAGAGACCcatcagagtggttctgaccaacggcgtcgctggtgttggaaaaaccttctcagtgcagaagttcactctggactgggcagagggctcggaaaaccaagatgtcagtctgctggttctgctttcgttcagggagctgaacctgatcagagatgagcagtacagtcttctcacgctgctccatgttttccatccaacattacagaaggtcacagcagagaagctggctgtctgtaaagttctgttcatctttgatggcctggatgaaagcagactttcactggatttcaacaacaggaaggttgtgtctgacgtcacacagaagtcatcagtcaacgagctgctgacaaacctcatccaggggaatctgcttccctcggctctggtctggataacttccagacctgcagcggccaatcagatccctccttcatgtgttgacagggtaacagaagtacgaggcttcactgacccacagaaggaggagtacttcaggaggagatccagtgatgaagagctgtccaacagaaccatctcacacatcaagacctccaggagcctccacatcatgtgtcaaatcccagtcttctgctggatcactgctacagttctggagcacatgttgactacagagcagagaggagagctgcccaagaccatGACTGACCTGttctcacacttcctgctggttcagacaaagaggaagaagaacaagtaccatgagggacatgagacgagtccacaggagctgacggaggctgacagggaagttcttctgaagctggggaggctggcgtttgaacatctggagaaaggaaacatcatgttctaccaagaagacctggagcagtgtggtcttgatgtgacagaggccttggtgtactcaggagtttgtacagagatcttcaaaagagagagtgtgatcttccagaaaacagtctactgctttgttcatctgagcgttcaggagtttctggctgcagtctacatgttccactgtttcaccaacaggaacacacaggtaCTGGAGGACTTCCTGGGAAACAAATATGTTGATTCAACCCTGGATGTCTTCCTGAATGAAGCAGTCAAAAAATCTCTGAGAAGTAAAAAtggccacctggacctgtttgttcgcttccttcatggcctctctctggagtccaaccagagaGTCTTAGGAGgtctgctgggtcagacagagaacagtccagaaatcatccagatagccatcaacaacctgaagaagaggaagaccaAAGCGtctcctgacagaagcatcaacatcttccactgtctgatggagatgaacgaaCTCTCAGTTcatcaggagatccaagagttcctgaagtcagagaacagatcagagcagagactctctgtgatccagtgctcagctctggcctacatgctgcagatgtcagaggaggttctggatgagttTGACCCAAAGACGTACAACACATCAGAGGAGGGACGACGgagactgatcccagctgtgaggaactgcaggaaGGCTCG ACTTGGTGGTTGTGGACTctcagagactcactgtgaagtcgtggcctcagctctgaagtccaacccctcccatctgagagaactggacctgagtgacaaCAAAGACttgaaggattcaggagtgaagctggtttctgctggactggagagtccaaactgcagactggagactctgag gttggagtcctgcagtttgtcagagatcagctgttcttctctggtctcagctctgaagtccaacccctcccatctgacagaactggacctgagtaacaacaagctgcaggattcagcagtgaaggatctgtgtggttttctgcagagtccagactgtagactggagactctgag gttgaagtCCTGtggtttgtcagagatcagctgttcttctctggtctcagctctgaagtccaacccctcccatctgagagaactggacctgaggGGAAACtacctgcaggattcagatGTGAAGGATCTGACTGATCTTGTGAAGAGTCCAGACCGtggactggagactctgag gttggagtcctgcagtttgtcagagatcagctgttcttctctggtctcagctctgaagtccaacccctcccatctgagagaactggatcTGAGCTGgaacaacaagctgcaggattcagatgtgaaggagctgtgtggtttacTGAGGAGTCCacactgtagactggagactctggg gttggagtcctgcagtttgtcagagatcagctgttcttctctggtctcagctctgaagtccaacccctcccatctgagagaactggacctgagctacaacaacctgcaggattcagcaGTGAAGCCTCTCCATGATCTTGTGGAGGACCCAGACTACAGACTGCAGACTGTGGG gaagtGA